A genomic segment from Streptomyces antibioticus encodes:
- a CDS encoding peptide deformylase, with the protein MAPTSPRTPGSSGAPLAPLAERVEELLAPGGPLTVVAAGDPVLRAGTERYEGQLGPGLLARFVEALRITMHAAPGVGLAAPQVGVGLRIAVIEDPAPVPEEVRLARGRVPQPFRVLVNPSYTGVGPGRAAFYEGCLSVPGYQAVVARHAAVRLTGEDEQGRALDEEFTGWPARIVQHETDHLDGALYLDRAEPRSLSAQHIALERWSQPTPDAAARALGFELP; encoded by the coding sequence ATGGCACCGACCAGTCCCCGCACGCCCGGCTCCTCCGGCGCCCCGCTCGCCCCGCTCGCCGAACGGGTCGAGGAACTCCTCGCCCCCGGCGGCCCGTTGACCGTCGTCGCGGCCGGCGACCCGGTCCTGCGCGCCGGCACCGAGCGCTACGAAGGGCAGCTCGGCCCCGGCCTGCTGGCCCGGTTCGTCGAGGCGCTGCGGATCACCATGCACGCGGCGCCGGGCGTGGGGCTCGCCGCCCCGCAGGTCGGCGTGGGGCTGCGGATCGCCGTCATCGAGGACCCGGCGCCGGTGCCGGAGGAGGTGCGCCTCGCCCGCGGCCGGGTGCCGCAGCCGTTCCGGGTGCTGGTCAACCCGTCGTACACCGGCGTCGGTCCGGGCCGTGCCGCGTTCTACGAGGGCTGTCTGAGCGTGCCCGGGTACCAGGCGGTGGTGGCCCGGCACGCCGCGGTCCGGCTGACCGGCGAGGACGAGCAAGGGCGGGCCCTGGACGAGGAGTTCACCGGCTGGCCGGCCCGGATCGTGCAGCACGAGACCGACCATCTGGACGGCGCCCTCTACCTCGACCGGGCCGAACCGCGCTCGCTCAGCGCCCAGCACATCGCGCTGGAACGCTGGTCACAGCCCACCCCGGACGCGGCGGCACGGGCTCTGGGCTTCGAACTCCCCTAG
- a CDS encoding PepSY-associated TM helix domain-containing protein gives MSTAPSTLTDEAPKQSGPAAPTRGPWAPLRPLILRLHFYAGLLVAPFLLVAAVTGFLYAGSFQAEKLVYAHETTVPVGDTKLPVSEQVAAARKVHPEGTVSAVRPSPAADASTRVLLSGVPGVNPDHTLAVFVDPYTAEVRGSLEQYGSSGALPLRTWISELHRNLHLGETGRLYSELAASWLWVIAGGGVVLWYSRRRALRKVRGTSGRRRTLGLHGTVGVWAALGFFFLSATGLTWSTYAGATIDELRTSLRQATPSISATAGGGEHGGHGAASAAGGDGEHGVGLDKVLSAARAEGLDDPVEIVTPPDAESAYVVRQVQRGWPTELDTVAVDPATGRVTDTLRFEEYPVLAKLTRWGIDLHTGLLFGLANQILLMLLALSLILLIVWGYRMWWQRGRGRAFGRPIPRGAWAQVPPYVLVPLMAVIAVLGYFVPLLGIPLAAFLVVDVVLGEIAHRRAKRV, from the coding sequence ATGTCCACCGCTCCCTCGACCCTCACGGACGAGGCCCCGAAACAGTCCGGGCCCGCGGCCCCCACCCGCGGCCCCTGGGCACCGCTGCGCCCGCTGATCCTGCGTCTGCACTTCTACGCCGGTCTGCTCGTCGCCCCGTTCCTGCTGGTCGCCGCCGTCACCGGCTTCCTGTACGCCGGCTCGTTCCAGGCCGAGAAGCTCGTGTACGCGCACGAGACGACCGTGCCCGTGGGCGACACCAAGCTGCCGGTCTCGGAGCAGGTGGCCGCGGCCCGCAAGGTCCACCCCGAGGGCACGGTCTCGGCGGTCCGCCCGTCCCCGGCGGCCGACGCGAGCACCCGGGTGCTGCTCTCCGGCGTGCCGGGTGTGAACCCCGACCACACCCTCGCCGTGTTCGTCGACCCCTACACCGCAGAGGTCCGCGGCTCCCTGGAGCAGTACGGGTCGAGCGGAGCGCTGCCTCTGCGCACCTGGATCTCCGAACTCCACCGCAATCTGCACCTCGGGGAGACCGGCCGGCTCTACAGCGAACTGGCCGCGAGCTGGCTGTGGGTGATCGCCGGCGGCGGCGTCGTGCTCTGGTACTCCCGCCGCCGCGCCCTGCGCAAGGTCCGCGGCACCAGCGGCCGGCGCCGCACCCTGGGGCTGCACGGCACCGTCGGCGTCTGGGCCGCCCTCGGCTTCTTCTTCCTCTCCGCCACCGGTCTGACCTGGTCGACGTACGCCGGCGCCACCATCGACGAGCTGCGCACCTCGCTCCGCCAGGCCACCCCGTCGATCTCGGCCACCGCGGGCGGCGGCGAGCACGGCGGCCACGGCGCGGCCTCGGCGGCCGGCGGGGACGGCGAGCACGGCGTGGGGCTCGACAAGGTCCTGTCGGCCGCCCGCGCCGAGGGCCTCGACGACCCGGTCGAGATCGTCACGCCCCCGGACGCCGAGTCGGCGTACGTGGTCCGTCAGGTGCAGCGCGGTTGGCCGACCGAACTGGACACGGTCGCCGTCGACCCGGCCACCGGCCGCGTCACCGACACCCTGCGGTTCGAGGAGTACCCGGTGCTCGCCAAGCTGACCCGCTGGGGCATCGACCTGCACACCGGTCTGCTGTTCGGTCTGGCCAACCAGATCCTGCTGATGCTGCTCGCGCTCTCCCTGATCCTGCTGATCGTCTGGGGCTACCGGATGTGGTGGCAGCGCGGGCGGGGCCGCGCGTTCGGACGGCCCATCCCGCGCGGCGCCTGGGCGCAGGTCCCGCCGTACGTCCTGGTCCCGCTGATGGCGGTGATCGCGGTGCTCGGCTACTTCGTGCCGCTGCTCGGCATCCCGCTGGCCGCGTTCCTCGTCGTGGACGTGGTCCTCGGGGAGATCGCGCACCGGCGGGCGAAGCGGGTGTGA
- a CDS encoding tetratricopeptide repeat protein translates to MDTTYEATHQDTYADTYYAHGTPAERWERAGLFFDARDYTAAARVLVGLVEEVPEQTGPRLLLARAYYHSAQLRRAETELRRIVERDPVEGYARLMLGRTLQRQGRHDEAAPHLRIASALAGEFPEI, encoded by the coding sequence GTGGACACGACATACGAGGCGACGCACCAGGACACGTACGCGGACACCTACTACGCCCACGGCACCCCGGCGGAGCGCTGGGAGCGGGCGGGGCTGTTCTTCGACGCGCGGGACTACACCGCCGCCGCGCGGGTGCTGGTCGGACTGGTCGAGGAGGTGCCGGAGCAGACCGGACCCCGGCTGCTGCTGGCCCGCGCCTACTACCACTCGGCCCAACTGCGGCGCGCCGAGACGGAGTTGCGGCGGATCGTGGAGCGCGACCCGGTGGAGGGGTACGCCCGGCTGATGCTCGGCCGCACCCTGCAGCGGCAGGGCCGGCACGACGAGGCGGCGCCGCATCTGCGGATCGCCTCCGCCCTGGCCGGGGAGTTCCCCGAGATCTGA
- a CDS encoding pirin family protein, which produces MSNLDRAPVPSVCGGRGFVVAEPVRELLSPRHVKLGGSTEVRRLLPNLGRRMIGAWAFVDHYGPDDIADEPGMQVPPHPHMGLQTVSWLHEGEVLHRDSTGSLQTIRPRELGLMTSGRAISHSEESPRSHARFLHGAQLWVALPDAHRHTDPHFEHHADLPTVTAPGLTATVLLGGLDGATSPGTAYTPIVGADLALARGTDVRLPLEPDFEYGVLAMSGEVRVDGVPVLPGSMLYLGCGRTELPLRAESDAGLMLLGGEPFEEELVMWWNFVGRSQEEIVQAREDWMKGDRFGEVHGYDGAPLTAPELPATPLKPRGRVR; this is translated from the coding sequence ATGAGCAACCTTGACCGGGCGCCGGTGCCCAGTGTGTGCGGCGGGCGTGGATTCGTCGTCGCCGAACCCGTCCGCGAGCTGCTGAGTCCCCGGCATGTGAAGCTGGGCGGGTCCACCGAGGTGCGCCGGCTGCTGCCGAACCTCGGCCGGCGCATGATCGGCGCCTGGGCCTTCGTCGACCACTACGGCCCCGACGACATCGCCGACGAACCGGGCATGCAGGTCCCGCCGCACCCCCACATGGGACTCCAGACCGTGAGCTGGCTGCACGAGGGCGAGGTGCTGCACCGCGACTCGACGGGCAGCCTCCAGACCATCCGGCCCCGGGAACTCGGGCTGATGACCTCGGGCCGCGCGATCAGCCACTCCGAGGAGAGCCCCCGCTCGCACGCCCGCTTCCTGCACGGCGCCCAGCTCTGGGTCGCCCTGCCCGACGCCCACCGGCACACCGACCCCCACTTCGAACACCACGCCGACCTGCCCACGGTCACCGCGCCCGGCCTCACGGCCACCGTGCTCCTCGGCGGCCTCGACGGCGCGACCTCGCCGGGAACGGCGTACACCCCCATCGTCGGCGCCGATCTCGCGCTCGCGCGGGGCACGGACGTACGGCTGCCGCTGGAGCCCGACTTCGAGTACGGCGTCCTCGCGATGTCCGGCGAGGTGCGGGTCGACGGGGTGCCGGTGCTTCCCGGGTCGATGCTCTACCTCGGCTGCGGCCGCACCGAACTCCCCCTGCGGGCCGAGTCCGACGCGGGCCTGATGCTGCTCGGCGGCGAGCCGTTCGAGGAGGAGCTGGTCATGTGGTGGAACTTCGTCGGCCGCTCCCAGGAAGAGATCGTCCAGGCCCGCGAGGACTGGATGAAGGGGGACCGGTTCGGCGAGGTGCACGGCTACGACGGCGCCCCGCTCACCGCCCCCGAACTGCCCGCGACCCCGCTGAAACCCCGGGGACGCGTGCGCTGA
- a CDS encoding ATP-binding protein, with product MSSPAQFRSLESVLDSPRTAALHLTGSREGFTEARHFTHRTLDAWSLEHCADDAVMVVTELAANAVLHGLPHSTGAVVRLRLTLRRSHLMCAVTDPSDRLPVYPSTDDPLLEHGRGLHIVEALSEHWGWTRRRPAGKTVWAMLPTRTPL from the coding sequence GTGTCGTCACCTGCGCAGTTCCGGAGCCTCGAGTCCGTCCTCGACTCACCCAGAACCGCCGCCCTGCACCTCACGGGCAGCCGGGAGGGTTTCACCGAGGCACGGCACTTCACCCATCGCACGCTGGACGCATGGTCGTTGGAGCACTGTGCCGACGACGCGGTCATGGTCGTCACCGAACTGGCCGCCAACGCCGTCCTGCACGGCCTTCCGCACAGCACGGGTGCCGTGGTCCGGCTCAGGCTCACCCTGCGCCGCTCCCACCTGATGTGCGCCGTCACCGATCCCAGCGACCGCCTGCCCGTCTACCCGTCCACCGACGACCCGCTGCTGGAGCACGGCCGCGGGCTGCACATCGTCGAAGCCCTCTCGGAACACTGGGGCTGGACCCGCCGCCGTCCCGCCGGCAAGACGGTCTGGGCGATGCTGCCGACCCGTACCCCCCTCTGA
- a CDS encoding DUF397 domain-containing protein, protein MSSVPESVPNGVRASSLDARWIKSSHSNAEGNCVEVAALDGGGVALRNSRDPHGPALVYTPAEVAAFVAGAKGGEFDHLI, encoded by the coding sequence ATGTCGTCAGTACCGGAGTCGGTGCCGAACGGAGTGCGGGCGAGTTCGCTGGACGCCCGCTGGATCAAGAGCAGTCACAGCAACGCGGAGGGCAACTGCGTCGAGGTCGCGGCCCTCGACGGAGGAGGTGTGGCACTGCGCAACTCCCGTGATCCCCACGGGCCCGCGCTGGTGTACACACCGGCCGAGGTCGCCGCGTTCGTGGCCGGGGCGAAGGGCGGCGAATTCGACCACCTGATCTGA
- a CDS encoding helix-turn-helix domain-containing protein has translation MSAELPRVSRLEPYLNRAEPAPTLLKMLVGVQLAGMREDAGLAQEQAARMLGFSPAKLSRIEAGKGRRPPTEADVRALLTLYEADGHEASVLLRLLRQAGEPGWWQRYDKRLMPEWFDRLVGLQEAATAIRTFEMQYVPGLLQTPAYARAVVERGLPSAPGREVERRVELRTRRTELLHRPDAPQVWAILDESVLLRVLGSRDVMREQLGRLIELARLPHVTVQIVPLDVTHASAPAIPVTYLRFGGADLPDVVYLEQIRSATFLEDRDETEEYRVALDRLADAALQPRESLALLEGTAAHRYG, from the coding sequence ATGTCTGCCGAGTTGCCTCGCGTCTCCCGTCTTGAACCGTATCTGAACCGGGCGGAGCCCGCCCCGACCTTGCTCAAAATGCTGGTCGGCGTTCAGTTGGCGGGTATGCGGGAGGACGCCGGCCTGGCCCAGGAACAGGCGGCCAGGATGCTCGGGTTCAGCCCGGCCAAGCTGTCCCGGATCGAGGCGGGCAAGGGCCGCCGCCCACCCACCGAGGCCGATGTCCGCGCCCTGCTCACGCTGTACGAGGCGGACGGTCACGAGGCGTCGGTCCTGCTGCGTCTGCTGCGGCAGGCGGGCGAGCCGGGTTGGTGGCAGCGCTACGACAAACGGCTGATGCCCGAATGGTTCGACCGGCTGGTCGGACTTCAGGAGGCGGCCACCGCGATCCGTACCTTCGAGATGCAGTACGTGCCCGGACTGCTCCAGACGCCCGCCTACGCCCGGGCCGTCGTGGAGCGCGGGCTGCCGTCGGCGCCGGGCCGTGAGGTCGAGCGCCGGGTGGAGCTGCGCACCCGCCGCACCGAACTGCTGCACCGCCCGGACGCCCCGCAGGTGTGGGCGATCCTCGACGAGTCGGTGCTGCTGCGCGTCCTGGGCAGCCGTGACGTGATGCGCGAACAGCTCGGGCGGCTCATCGAACTGGCCCGGCTGCCCCATGTCACCGTGCAGATCGTGCCGTTGGACGTCACGCACGCCTCGGCGCCCGCCATACCGGTCACCTATCTGCGGTTCGGCGGCGCCGATCTGCCCGACGTCGTCTATCTGGAGCAGATCAGGAGCGCGACGTTCCTGGAGGACCGGGACGAGACGGAGGAGTACCGGGTCGCGCTGGACCGCCTGGCCGACGCGGCCCTCCAGCCGCGCGAGTCCCTCGCCCTCCTGGAGGGGACGGCGGCGCACCGCTACGGCTGA
- a CDS encoding DUF3224 domain-containing protein, whose product MRASGTFTVADFTPAPTPAAGADPAAGPGAEIETAVPVGLATMRKEFEGEVVGRSATLFTAAFDQAKGVGTYVAMESFEGTLHGRSGAFNFAHSATTTGEDRQSEFFVVVPGSGTDELAGITGSGGIAVDPDGTHRVWFDYELGR is encoded by the coding sequence ATGCGAGCTTCCGGAACCTTCACAGTGGCCGACTTCACCCCCGCACCCACACCTGCCGCGGGTGCCGATCCCGCCGCCGGGCCGGGCGCGGAGATCGAGACCGCGGTGCCCGTCGGTCTCGCCACGATGCGCAAGGAGTTCGAGGGCGAGGTCGTCGGACGCTCCGCCACCCTCTTCACGGCAGCCTTCGACCAGGCGAAGGGCGTGGGCACCTATGTCGCGATGGAGTCCTTCGAGGGGACGCTCCACGGCCGCTCCGGTGCCTTCAACTTCGCCCACTCCGCGACGACCACCGGCGAGGACCGACAGAGCGAGTTCTTCGTCGTTGTCCCGGGCAGCGGAACGGACGAGTTGGCCGGGATCACCGGGTCCGGAGGCATCGCCGTCGACCCGGACGGCACCCACCGCGTCTGGTTCGACTACGAACTGGGCCGGTAG
- a CDS encoding SAM-dependent methyltransferase, giving the protein MQSGKPLSTKIDATVPTAARMYDHYLGGKDNYAADRAACEELDKVVPSTRALALNNRRFLQRVVRTLTQEFGIRQFLDHGSGLPTQNNVHQVAQSIDPTAHVVYVDNDPMVLVHGRALLEQDERTTVIHADLRETEAIFTHPDTERLIDFSQPAAVLFNSVFHCIPDSETDGPQAVVRRVTERLAPGSVLVMCQLVSEDPKVREFVTDFMDQATQGHWGRVRQEKDVARLFDGLEILEPGLVEVSTWRPDTEVAPRQLTQEWIEFGGAGRLG; this is encoded by the coding sequence ATGCAGTCAGGAAAGCCTCTGTCCACGAAGATCGACGCCACGGTTCCGACGGCCGCGCGCATGTACGACCACTATCTCGGCGGCAAGGACAACTACGCGGCGGACCGCGCCGCCTGCGAGGAGCTGGACAAGGTCGTCCCCAGCACCCGCGCCCTCGCGCTGAACAACCGGCGCTTCCTCCAGCGGGTCGTGCGGACGCTGACGCAGGAGTTCGGCATCCGGCAGTTCCTGGACCACGGATCCGGTCTGCCCACGCAGAACAACGTCCACCAGGTCGCCCAGAGCATCGACCCGACCGCGCACGTCGTCTACGTCGACAACGACCCGATGGTCCTCGTCCACGGCCGCGCCCTGCTGGAGCAGGACGAGCGCACCACGGTGATCCACGCCGACCTGCGCGAGACGGAGGCGATCTTCACGCACCCCGACACCGAGCGGCTGATCGACTTCTCGCAGCCGGCGGCCGTGCTGTTCAACTCGGTGTTCCACTGCATCCCGGACAGCGAGACCGACGGCCCGCAGGCCGTGGTGCGCCGGGTGACCGAGCGTCTGGCGCCCGGCAGTGTCCTGGTGATGTGCCAACTGGTCAGCGAGGACCCGAAGGTGCGGGAGTTCGTCACCGACTTCATGGACCAGGCCACGCAGGGGCACTGGGGCCGGGTGCGCCAGGAGAAGGACGTGGCCCGGCTGTTCGACGGGCTGGAGATCCTCGAACCGGGCCTGGTGGAGGTCTCCACCTGGCGCCCCGACACCGAGGTGGCGCCCCGTCAGCTCACCCAGGAGTGGATCGAGTTCGGCGGAGCGGGACGCCTCGGCTAG